The Branchiostoma floridae strain S238N-H82 chromosome 3, Bfl_VNyyK, whole genome shotgun sequence genomic sequence ttcattgccTGTCTTAACTATACGTTGTATTAGGTAGCATTACTCTGGTTGCTTAATGAACGTGTAATCCTAACCGTGACCTTTGGGAAAAGCATTGCAAAAGACAGCTTTAGAAGTATTTCTACAAGGATAAACATCTCCAAGGATGTGACAGAATCAAAAACGTAATCCTTATATCCTTTTTCTTCGTCGTTCTTCAAGAAAACCCAAGACAACCCCGCATTTCGAGATGATGAGGAAGCAGGCTCGGCAGGGACTACAGAAAGCCAACAAGAAGAATCGCCTAGTAGTATGGAGCAAGGTGTAAATAATGGTCAGACAAGTGACCCGAAACCGCTGCCATGTAAGAATATCATCGTTATTGTTCTTTCTCTCCTTTTCTGTTTCATTGGTTGCATTAACTACATAGGCAGTATTGGTCTGGAGGTTTTGTGCATGTGGGATCTGAACTTGGGGCGAAGCATGGCAAACTCAGTGGCAGGGATGCATACAAACCAAACTTGGTCAAGGATAAACGACACATGTGATCCCGCGAAATCTCAGGAGGATATCCCTTATGACCTGATTGACCTTGTACTTTACATTCAACCTGCCATTGTTGTTATCTTCTGGAAATTCAAATTGGCAAAGCACGTTGATGAATACGAAGGAGGTTACGGTACCGACAAACAGGAGAAAAACTACCGTTTGCGTCGCACTTGCTACTTCATTTCCTTGAACTGGTTATTCCTTTTCCTTTTCCACTGCGTGGAATGTACAAGTTGTTCTTTCTTAAACCCCAACGTTGTTTTCGGCACGGCGATTGAAATTATAAACAAAACAGCTTGCCCCTGGATAAGCATCGCCTTTCAAATGACGCTAGTGCCCGTGTACAGCTTGTGCTGTTGGTACGCCACTAACATGGCATGCGTGCTTCGCCGACGAGCTAAGAAGATAAAGGAAAAATCCGAGCAACTTTTTGGCACTGATAATCAAACTAAAGATCCAAGGGCGATTCTAAAGGAACTATATACGGAGTTACTCTATGATACTTGGGGTGAGAAAGTttggaagaatatttcttttgtcatgaACATCATGATGTATATCGCCGTCATCCTTTGTCTACTTTACACACATGTGTACATATCGGAAGTCGAGCTGACACTGGGGGCATGGTTTAGTCACTTCATGCGGCTGTTGACTATAGCATCTCTAGCTCTAACACCTTACATGCACGTTGCATTTGCCTGTGTTAGAGTGACCGAAGCGTTTAAgaagatgtcagaaaaaagtATAGAAGCCGAGCGACAGGATTACCATACAGACAGTAAGTACAATGATCATATTGCTGATTATGAATCTCGGGACTCAGGTCATGTTGACATGGGAGATATAGCAGTGCAGTGCGGTATCCCCAGCGAGAGGGAGAAGAGAGCTGATCGAATAAAAAATCGTGTCCAAGTGACCAAAGCGATGAAAGCAAGGCGGAACGATTTAACATTTGAAGATTCCCACACTAACCAGAGTGCTAAATCTGAGGAAGTTAAGATAGCTATTGAAATAAAAGAGATAGTCCAGTCGAGTGAAAGACGTGCACAGTGGGCCAGGCTAATCAAAGAGATAGCCAAAGCTCAGGATACAGTGCTTTATAATGGGATACTTAGTTCGCTGTACACAACCCGGAATGGTGTACACTGGACTATGTTAGGCATGGTAGGCGCTGTGGCATGGGAAGTTCTTGACCACTTAAATGCCTTTGACGAGAGCAAGGTCAGTGACACAAGTAAGGAAAGGTTTATGGTGGCATTGTTCGGTGCTCTGGCACTTGCAGCCGGCATGTCAGGGGtgctgtttgtgttgttttggcAGATCTGTGGCTGCTGCGGTTGTGGCAATGTGCCGTTCAAAAAGACATGTTGCACAAACCTATCGTACAAAACAGGTGAAACGGACAAAACGAAAACGAAAATTTGCCTGGTCGCATTTGCAACCCTTATCCTATGGAGCACAATATATACTTGTTTCTACTTCGCCGTCTCCGAGGATAATGATTGCACAATGGAACTGAATCCTCTTGTTACATAGTAAGTGAATAAAATAATAGGTAAAGTGGAGGAATGGGCAGTACACATATTAAGGAATCTATACCAATTTTTTATTTGACTTTCTACGTGTAACTAACTTGACAAACACATTTTGGTGACTAAAATAATCTCCTGTTGTCCTATTGTTAAACACGTTTTCATCGTTTGTGTTGAATTCAACACTATCTAATACACCTAAACCTTTGCCCCCACATGTCAAAACATGTGAAAGACGACCGAATCCTGAAGTTGTGATGTCAGGGGGAATGCTCTACTTGAAATCTTCCCACCATATCTGTGGTGTTGTAATTTTATTAAAAAATTCAGGTTCAATTAAACAAATTAACATTTACTATATACATGCGACGCAAGAACGTTTTCTGCTGTTTTTGCTACATTGAGTTTGCCAAGCCAAACTAGAATAGCCAAACAGTTATGTAATTAATGTAAATAATGTTACAGATTTTGAGAGAAGACATATATTCTACTGTATTCAAATTGGCAATGACAGCGATAATTTGAACTTTCCACATGCACCATATGTCCATGTGTGTTCTCTAAACTGTCTGTCATTATGAATAGTCAATTATAGTATGTCAGCAATCAGAATTACAAATATGCACCTGTTGTGAAATATATTGGACATAGAAATGCAAGATGCATTTACGTTAAAGTGctttttgtgtttattttgcacaaCTAAGAAGCCAATGCAAAAGGAAAACTTGAAGCTGTTGTGCTACTTTGTGGTATGTGTCAATGGCCATGACTGGATTTACTCATCCTGAATTAAAAAATCATATAGTCATGTTAACAGTGATTCAAGTACCATCCATATGCAATTTGAGTAAGATGATTTTGACCATATACATAGACTCTATCCACATTTCATACAAGTAGATAAATGTAGGTCTTACTTGTATAGCAACTATGGCCTGCAGACACTGTACATACCTGGTAGATTATGGAcaaaagcatgtacatgtaatttcacaTGGCAGCAGATGTAAAAAATCTTCGTTAATGATGGGACAGGTAGTGATTTGTCAATGAAGGTGTATGCATTACTGATGTGTCAGTGTCACAAAGATaacagatgttatctgaaatgtctgattgTTTTCCATATCCTATCCTGTTGCCTGCATACTTGTTTTATTATTGATTGCAAAGTGTGCACCTTTAATTTTTTCTGACAAGCATGCCAATTCCTATGAAAATGATCTCCATTCATGACTGAATAAATAGGCATTTGTGCAATTTCTATACATTGCAACTTTGTGAAAGGACTAAAAAGACAAgaataaatgtacaaataaaattggttGAAAGGTTTATGGTGAAATCTTCAGTGTTTTCAATGTGTTAGTGTTGTGTATTTTGAAACATGTATGTTCATGTTACACTGAATATCTGTGTAACCCTTGCATATTCAAACACTAAATGAGTATGGAAATTTTAATGtctgaacatacaatgtatattttggacCAGAAAGAGATTATCTACTATAAATGAAAGATTTTAAGGCTTTATAATTAAATCCAAGAACCACAAAGAACTTATCAAACACAGCAAACACCACAACAATAAATTTTGGAtatattcattttgttttatttttgcccaCTGATGGAAGGGCTATAAAGTAGTAAACTGGCTGATGGTGACATCATCCCTGTGGATATAGTCCTCAGGTAACACTTCAAGCATGGACCCTCAGCTGGGCAGTTTACTGCAAATAATCAAATACAAATGGGTAAGTACACAACTTATGATACATTATACAGGTTGCCATGTAAGGACTGCCACAATCTcagtacaaaagaaaacaacaaaaggcAGACTCagagaaacaagaaagaaacaatTTATACAAAAAATAGACTAGACTCTTCTAATGCTATTGTGTTGGTTGTTGCCAACATCCTACTAAACTTGATCCGCTAAGTACAAAACATGCAAATGCCTTGCAGAAAATGCAAAACACTGTCGCCatccaaacacaaacacatctgCGACAATCATGTTGAAGTCTTGTGCACACATCTCATGCACATCTCACCTTCAGGGTACCCACATAGACTATGTCTCAACGTCCCTGAGTGTGTGTGAAGAGGGAGGGTATCAGGAAGAACAGCAACCAGGGAGGGAAAATGGCAAGAAGAGATAAAAGATACCCAAAGAAATGTTAAAACAATCAACGGTCAAAGAAAAGAGCAACATTTAACAAGAGGTAAAAATATCACACTCATATCACACAAAAGGTTGAAACATGTAGATCTCTaacacaaaaagaagaaaatcgaTAAAAAGGGAAATAAACGGCTAACCCTGTAtgaaaacccatgttttagcATGTTGATGAAATGTTATTCTTACTATTTTTCAAGTTTCAACATGAACTTGAAGTTTACAAGCCAGCAAGTCTCCAGAGATATCAATTTTTGCCGTGCACTATACTTATAAGCAACCGGGAGCAAAAATAATGCCTGAGATGCACAATCATACAAACAGTACCATAAACTGTTCAGTCAGAGAAGCCATTTATGCAGATAATCTGTTTGTAAACTCCATGCAAACTTGTCATGCAACTGACTGTTATAAAATAACAACAACCCAATAACAATGAACCTGTTCCATTTCAAACATGCCACGAAACAGAATAGAGTTTTGATGTATTTGTGCACTGACCGAATGGCTAGGGTCAAAGTGCAACAAATTGAAGGTTGTCCAAAATGCTTTCTGACATCCTATTTTCCATAAACCCAAGGCAATAAAGACACTGGACTTTTCACACAATACCCAGGACAGAATATTAGCAACACCAGATTTTGAGTTGGGCAGGCTTAAGGTAAAGTCAtgcaggtgagaaacatccATGCCCACCTGAGCTTCAGGCTGACAGGTGCATGAAACAAGACAAGGTCAGACAGGGACAAGGTCAGAGGTTAAAGGTTAATCTACAGATCATCAGTGTTTGGAGAGATGCGTGATATCATATAGAagcattacaatttacatactTCAGGATTTCTGGACTGCCAACATTTTTTGGACAGTTAACTTTGCtagtttattttttcttttcttttatgatTTCATATAACTGGGAAGACATCTTTTATCATGCAATTATTACTGCTTTCCTGTTGCTTTGTCTCCAAACACTGATCATACAAAATAGGTTAGTCACCAACAAGGACAGACAGTAGATATTAATAGTTCTATAAATTCGACATCTGTTCAATTTCTACAGGAATACGGGGAAAAGCTATCTAATATAGACGGGAAGACTCTGAAGAGAGTGAGCACTTTCCAGTTATGATTAGAGGCCGAGGACAAAACTTGTTAGTTGAGAGTAAGTGGCAAGTATGAGGGTGCATGCAGAACATTCATACAGTAACATGTAATGTAAATGACATATACTAGACCTAGAAGACAACAGATATCTTCACTACTAAGAATTTGATTATTTGCGATGCATATTTTTAAACTAGAGCAAAAATATATTTATTGATTGAAGGAACATCAAAAGTGTAGCACACTGCAGCATCTCTCTGCTGTGTCATCATGACATACCTTCTTGCCAGCAGATACTTTAGTCTTCTTTACACCCCGAACCTTCTTCTGCCGGTTCTTTCTCTCCTTACGTTGTTTCCGAGAGGGCTTCTTCTTTTCATACAAACCATGCTGTGGACAGGTAAAAGACAGACTCATTAGTGCTTAACTAATTATGAACATAACATAtaagtcaatttttttctaaCGATGACGTGACAACAATACCaaacaatataatatataaatttCCATTATTTATCTACTTTGGGACAACTTGAAACTTTATTCTTTCCCTTGCTTCACAAGTAATGAAGAATATCATAATTTAGTACTATTAATACTAAAATAGGATCTTCATCAGTacttacgccaaaaagcagtcactaAAGCAGGGCTTAagttaaaatacttttttctgcatacctgcactggtgcaggtaacattaaaaattacctgcaccagacaaatcttacctgcaccactctgaatttgaAAGAGTATGGATCATAATAAAATTGTTAAGGAACcaatgctatttttttcttttatactttataggtggtaacagtcaatgcagctaataacaatgcacaaacacctacatgtacataatcatatgacattcatgtataaaacccagtacatgacccagtgcaggttaggtgcaggtagacatcacaaatacctgcacagctccaattttacctgcactaatctgcatatgcaggtggtattttgagccctgctaaagcaactggatatgattttggaaatggccagacgtttaagtgtcactgacgaaagatagcggatttccaaaatcatttccagttgcttgagtaactgctttttggcgtatcgtattatctggatgtctaaccttcattgacgttcTTTTGTACTTGTTTGGCCTATCATTAATGATTAAGAGGTTGGAGAGAgacatctgtctgtctgtatctgtatctatatagccggaaCACACCAGCTGTGTGACATCTAATTCACTACTTTATTTGCAGGTTGAGACCTTTTCCAGTATTCATCTTACATTTCTCTAGATAACAACAAAACTAAAAGCACCTACCCTGGCCAGCCTGTAGTTGGGTTCCATCTTCTTTGCGAAGTCCAAGGTATCGTAGATCAGACCAAAGCCGGTGGTCTTGCCACCGCCAAACTGGGTGCGGAACCCAAAGACAAAGACGACGTCGGGTGTGGTCTTGTACATCTTGGCGAGCTTTTCGCGGATTTCTGTCTTGGGAATGGTGGCTCGCCCCGGATGCAGAACATCCACGACctaaaaaacacaaacatttcaccTTTAATAACACATTAACAGTAACAGTATGCTTTAAGTTTATGTAACTTTATTTAGTCATTACCATCATTTTTGTAATAACGAACAGGTTTCTCAAAAGCACATTACACCGATATGGAGACAAGTAACTGGAACATACCATCTGCTTCCGCTGCATCAAGCGGTTGGTGAGGAATTTCCTCGTTCTTACGGTGACGACACCCTCACTCTGTCAGAAGGAAAAGGGCTCAGTCATTAtcatatgtacatacatagcATTACATTAGATATCATAAATGGTTGATAAATTTCTGATATGAACCATAATCAAATGTCATAATTTACATAAATTTATCATAGCTGTACTAATAGGAATGACAAATTCACAAATTCTAATACGTGTGATATGGTAATACTAGTAACTGAAATATTTCATATAGATTGGGGcatttgtgtgcatgtttttcTACGGAACAGAGTCCTCTTGGGAAGTTGTACATGGAGAAAGAAGACGTTTGCGCAAAGAAATTATGGCACATCAcaagtacccccctcccccattttatTTTGACTTTTGTAGTACCCTTCTTCATATAGAGAAATACTCATAAATGTGGTTTAAAGTTACGTTCGCAAAGAATTCAACACTGATAAACAGACGTTTATTTATTGTTGACTATTCCAACTAGAAATTTTGTTCACTGTTCGTCCTGACATGCCTGCACGTAAATATATATGTCCCTGCCTGGTGCCAAGATGCACACATTTGGAAACGTCTCTAAGTACTATTAATAGGTTACATGACCGAAATGTTGATTTCTTACGACGCATCGATAAGTTATATATCCTTACGCGTGATACAGGTAACACGATGACACTAATAACATTGAGATATTACAGGATTTTGTTGGTGTTTCTCACTCACCATTTTGCCTGATTTCGGGCCACAGGGAAAGAGAACGAAATCGAGGGCGAGAAGTCACGTTAAACCTCGCGCGAACTGGCGAGATGTTCAGTTGCTTTCCTCAAAACGCATTGAAAAAGAATCAATAAATGTGACAACTTCCATACATTTTTATGTAATATTCTAGTATCTAATAGATTTACtagacaaaaaatatttttcttttataaatcTCTATTTAGATCAAAATCTTATTTGTTATTTACTTATCCGATAACGTTCTGTCAGTCTGATGCGGTGTTTGACCCCATTTCCTAAAGTTCACCAAATTTGCTCGAGCTCTGAACCATGAGATTTTTGGCCTGTAATTGCACAACCACTTGAAATATCTTTCTAAATAGATTCCCCGTGTGTCTACCTGTAGCTGTACGTTAACGCTGTAAATATCAACGAGCTACGTTTGTTACACGAACTTGGAATCGAGTCTCGACAGGATCGccagctgcccccctccctcatttttttcatcacacAAATTTGACAAAAGGAGCAAACTGTTTTCAACAAACTCACTAACGTGTTCCAACATGCAGTATGATCATGCCTGACGATGAGCACCGGGAACTGTCACCGGGACTCTGAGACGGGAGAACCGGCAAAGAAGCGGTTTAGACAAACAAGTATTCTTGACAGCTTTTCGTTTCGGAGGAAACTCAGCAAGCGAGCTGAGGAGGCTCAGAGTCGAGGTTGGTCGACTTTTTGGATGTACGTACTAGTAGATGGTCACGTACTGACAGAAGTAGTAGAATACTAGcccttctgaatttacagttAAGCATTGTGTGCTATCCTGAAGCATTGACAGGATTGCAAATGCATGCAGACCCTTAATTAAGGTTGTCTGAATTTCCAGTTGAGGAAGCTATCCTGTCTGATCTGgccaatgaaaaaaaagaagagatgtCAGACAACAGAGGTGAGGAGATGTCCCAACAGATGAGAGAGAGGGCTGCTGAGGCTGCAGAGAGAAGACGGTTAGTTGGTTTGTTTAGAGGATGTCCCTTCATAGTTGACCATATCATATGCTTCAGATGTAGTTGGTAATTGGGAGATTTGATTCTGGGGAAGTGCATCCTAGATGGTTTGAGCTGCATTTGTCTTTTGGAAGccaagggacataaaatgggggtTCTGTGTTTGACGAGCATGTAGATAGCCCTATTACGTAGATGGATACTTTTACTATCTGTAAATTGAATAAATACATAACCATTTAATCTTGCACTTGTTAAGTTGTTTGCTGAATGAACATATAGATAAGGCAAAGCAAGAAACTCAACATAAGTACCAGAGCTGATAGTtccaaacattttcttttactACAACCTCTTTTGGTTTCTAATACAGGAGTGCAAAGTCACCGTGGTCCACTCCTCCCCATGAGTCACATGATgaccagccagccaatcagggtCCTGCAAGCCATCACCGGCATCACAAGTCACATGACTCTCCATCTAGTCATCCCAGTTCCTCAAGACATGGCAGACACAGACTCAGTCCCTCGGGTGTGGTCCCTCGGGCAAGCAAGTATGTTGACGAAGAAAAGCCAAGTACGAGTAGAGACACTTTGTCTACATCTCACCATGGAAGAAGAGACCATAAGCACAAGAGGAGGAGTAGATCTGACAGTAGTCCAGAATATGGAGGTCCAGATTCACCGTTGGTTATTCCAGATTCCCCCACAGTGATCCCAGAGTCTCCTGTCCTGAGTGAGCCACCTACAGACTCCCCTGCCTCACCCTCCAACCAAAGTGACACTCTAGTGTATGAAGACTCAGAGCCAGTGTTTTCTAAGTAAGTCTAACTGTGCATTTTCTGCACACAATTCTACAATAAGTAACCATCAGGCTCAGTCTGAACCACCCGTAAAGGATGAATTTTTGCTGTGTAGGTTGTACAATAAATGTCACAGTTTCGTTGTAATTAACATgattgaatgaattttttttgtttactttgatGCACACAGAATTGTCATAATGGATGTAGTTAAAACAAAGTAtaacaattttgtattttgttctcCAGTTCAGATGTGTTATCCCAGAGAGATCCCTCTCAGCCCAGTTGGTTTGGTACACCGATATCAGCCTTGAACAGGACCCCGGCCTGTAGCAgtcccctcccctccctcaAACCTGACAGTCAACATACTGTACTGTTTAGGGTAAGGCACACACAGATTTTAATTTTATGCCCTAACTCGTCGAAGCTACTTCTCTGACTAGTGTTACACATATGTAGCTTGATGATTTGTTAACAATAACAGTAGGAATAATAAGGTAAAGATAAAGGTAGTCCCGTTAGTCATGACTCcgtaatgttgacatttgagaTAGACCTCAAGAAGAAGAATTTAAGGAATCCTGTTTTATCGACTGTACTTTTTATTTACATAGCCCCATGTACGGCCAGGCGACCCTCCTAGGCCGTTTCCAGACAAATACAGAGACGTATGGGATGATGCCCATGTGCGTATGCCCTGCTCAGATGAGAACTTATACCCTGTACAAGACCAGGTGAGTACAGTATACATTGTTGTTATCTCACTGTCAGTTTGTCTTTTATACCATATTTTCTACAGAATCGAGTTTTCATCTTTTTAAGCAAAGCTGGAGTGTTATGTCAAACATAGAAAAGATCTGAATAATTTGCGTCTAAAGATTCTAAGAAAAATATAATCTTGCCGCTGTTTGGAAAAGcataatagatagataaataaatcaaCACAATTGAAAATTGTGCAGTGTACGTATAACTATAAGCAGACCAGTGTCAATGCTCCTACATATGTCTGTATGTAGTCCACTGTGTTGTAGCagtttgtatcattttgttccCTATGATCAGGATGGCAGCAAGACTGTGAAGAGTCGGTGGGAGGTGGTGCAGTCAGCTCTACTAGGGAACATACAGAACTCCTTGGACCTGGAGGCATGTTCTGTTACCTGTCATAAAATTACTATAATAGTAACTTTAAGTAGTTTTTCAATAACGTCAATTACATGTTTGttaaaatattgtttatctCTAAGTATGTACATTGGTATGTGCATTAAGATGTTGGGATACCTGTTTCTATATGTACCTTTACCCATTTGCCTCACATTGAAAATGAAGCCATATTTACCCCACAACATATGCTGTGCCTTCTTTGCAGGAGGCCATCTTAACATACAACTCCAGATATGCCAATAGATGGGACTTCAGGGGTTTACATTCATTCTTTACTGAGGTATGTGCTTACAATGCTGTTTATTTGATAAAGAGTAACTTCATTTAAGAAGTACCAATGTCATGATGCAAAGACTTTTGCAGTCAGAAGTTTTCTAAAACGTAGGGCAATTTTTTGACACTTGAAAAAAAGTGCACATTAAAACATGACCTGTAAGTGAGCTAAACAGGTAAGGAAATACCCCATTTCAATTGTACTCTATAAGTTACCTATtgttattttcatgtatttttgacAGTATCTAGATGATGATGAAGCCAGAGGTTTCTTCAAAGTGACTCTGCCTGCTATGGTGAAGTTGGCACTCAGACTACCCGAGATTGTAACTCAGGTGAGAAAGACTGCCTATATTCATGTTATCATGTAGCAGTACTTTTGTATTGCCATTATCGCATGTGGAGAATTTGCTAATTCCTCTAAGTGGACAttagaaaatttggtgtccttaAACATAGTATTGTAAGCACCTCAATGCCTACATCCAAACCTGGTATCCAAATTTTCAACAGCAGTGCATGTAAAGTACATTGGAATTATTCTATGGAAGCCTTTGTGATACAACCAGAAGGTTGTTTGACACCGTAAAGTACAGGCTGGTGcagaacacctgtattgaaTATTATCACGGACCAGGTACTAGTATCCTTTTCCAATGCAGAGcccagcataggtgtcgctggcTCTTGAGCTCTTTTTATCTAACATCTAAGTCTTGGCTTATGTTTCTTTGTGAATACAGAGCCCCCCACTACTGAAGAAACAGATGCGACACAGCATC encodes the following:
- the LOC118410740 gene encoding uncharacterized protein LOC118410740; translated protein: MADNRRSQSIKSLGRQSTPGLLNFNPDNWNQSSNNQKTQDNPAFRDDEEAGSAGTTESQQEESPSSMEQGVNNGQTSDPKPLPCKNIIVIVLSLLFCFIGCINYIGSIGLEVLCMWDLNLGRSMANSVAGMHTNQTWSRINDTCDPAKSQEDIPYDLIDLVLYIQPAIVVIFWKFKLAKHVDEYEGGYGTDKQEKNYRLRRTCYFISLNWLFLFLFHCVECTSCSFLNPNVVFGTAIEIINKTACPWISIAFQMTLVPVYSLCCWYATNMACVLRRRAKKIKEKSEQLFGTDNQTKDPRAILKELYTELLYDTWGEKVWKNISFVMNIMMYIAVILCLLYTHVYISEVELTLGAWFSHFMRLLTIASLALTPYMHVAFACVRVTEAFKKMSEKSIEAERQDYHTDSKYNDHIADYESRDSGHVDMGDIAVQCGIPSEREKRADRIKNRVQVTKAMKARRNDLTFEDSHTNQSAKSEEVKIAIEIKEIVQSSERRAQWARLIKEIAKAQDTVLYNGILSSLYTTRNGVHWTMLGMVGAVAWEVLDHLNAFDESKVSDTSKERFMVALFGALALAAGMSGVLFVLFWQICGCCGCGNVPFKKTCCTNLSYKTGETDKTKTKICLVAFATLILWSTIYTCFYFAVSEDNDCTMELNPLVT
- the LOC118410742 gene encoding 40S ribosomal protein S24-like isoform X2 yields the protein MSEGVVTVRTRKFLTNRLMQRKQMVVDVLHPGRATIPKTEIREKLAKMYKTTPDVVFVFGFRTQFGGGKTTGFGLIYDTLDFAKKMEPNYRLARHGLYEKKKPSRKQRKERKNRQKKVRGVKKTKVSAGKK
- the LOC118410742 gene encoding 40S ribosomal protein S24-like isoform X1; translation: MSEGVVTVRTRKFLTNRLMQRKQMVVDVLHPGRATIPKTEIREKLAKMYKTTPDVVFVFGFRTQFGGGKTTGFGLIYDTLDFAKKMEPNYRLARHGLYEKKKPSRKQRKERKNRQKKVRGVKKTKVSAGKKGR
- the LOC118410738 gene encoding poly(ADP-ribose) glycohydrolase-like, yielding MSTGNCHRDSETGEPAKKRFRQTSILDSFSFRRKLSKRAEEAQSRVEEAILSDLANEKKEEMSDNRGEEMSQQMRERAAEAAERRRSAKSPWSTPPHESHDDQPANQGPASHHRHHKSHDSPSSHPSSSRHGRHRLSPSGVVPRASKYVDEEKPSTSRDTLSTSHHGRRDHKHKRRSRSDSSPEYGGPDSPLVIPDSPTVIPESPVLSEPPTDSPASPSNQSDTLVYEDSEPVFSNSDVLSQRDPSQPSWFGTPISALNRTPACSSPLPSLKPDSQHTVLFRPHVRPGDPPRPFPDKYRDVWDDAHVRMPCSDENLYPVQDQDGSKTVKSRWEVVQSALLGNIQNSLDLEEAILTYNSRYANRWDFRGLHSFFTEYLDDDEARGFFKVTLPAMVKLALRLPEIVTQSPPLLKKQMRHSITLSQLQVASLLSNAFFCTFPRRNAYQRNSEYSSFPSINFNDLFKGGKHGVDRRRAEKLKTLVHYFKRVTARMPCGTLTFRRQSFPKMPVWKTCKDPLTRLHVSAEGMIEEDGTGMLQVDFANKVIGGGVLGFGLVQEEIRFLICPEMILSRLFTETLEADECLVIIGAEQYSCYKGYSDTYKWAGDYQDQTTRDTWGRRCTEVVAIDALKYRTYTEQCNPGMVKRELDKAFCGFYRSDVLPSNLSAIATGNWGCGAFGGDSRIKGLIQMMSSAVAKRDLAYFTFGDAQLAEDLYKMHEFAEANSLSVGDLWNVIQSYHRTCAKTSRKPAVELFSYIYQMYSDFQDSTDEEGAGQDWEEGAEGKGHGSQIKGWESDEEGADGTTERKESLDYKAMTP